In Caloramator sp. E03, the sequence GAAAGTCCAATATAATAATATAAAATTACTGTAATCTTTAAATCCTCTGGAAGAGATAATATACACTGCCTTATATAATTTTTTTCATCTAAATCTCTATAGTCATCGCTTTTATATCCTATAAAACCTGTTAAGAAATTTTTTATGCTCTTTTTTCTTTTATAGTCAAGGCATCTCGATACAGTTATTTTATAGATATATGTTGACAGGGAGCAATCTCCTCTGAAGCTTTTAATTGACTTATAAAGGGTTATAAAAACCTCCTGAGATATATCCTCTGCCTCTTGATATTCATTTGTATAGGTATAGCAAAGAGATATTATTTTCTTTTTATAAAGCTCTACAACTTCAATAAAAGCTTTTTCATCCCCTGATTTTAAACCCTCAATCAATTCCTTCTCATTCAATTTAATCACTCCAAAGCAGTAATGTTTATAGTTCCCCTCACTACATTTATATCAATACTTCCCAAGCCTGTTCCAATCGTTTTTACTATCTTAGAGTTTACTCTTTTTTCTTCATTTACTCTACAGGTTCCCTGTTCTATTTTTGCAAATATCTTTATATTTTTATTCTTTGTATTTAAATCAACTATTCCATTTTGAATATCAACTGAAACATTTTTACAAATTCTATTATCTATATTTACTCTGCCGTTTTGAGCATCTATATCTATATTTTCACAGTTTCCCTTTATATTAATATTGCAATTATTTCCTTCAATTCCTATACTGTTTACATTTTTAACACTAAAATTTAAATTCTGAGAATCTATTATAAGACTTTGAGCATTTTCTATGCTTCCATTTATATTAACACATTTTATATTTACATTTCCAAGAATTAATTCTTCATTTCCTTGTGTTTTTATATCGGAATTAGTACAATCTAAATCAACATCCATTTTATCAGGGAGGTAAATATAGGCTTCAACCCTTCTTATAAAAGGTTCTTCTATAGATACTTTGTATCCATCTTCAGCTTCCTTTACATCCATACTATAATCATTTATTGACTCATTTTTATTAACATATATCTTTGCATCAATTTTTATATTTTTATCAACAGATTTATTTATAATAACTTTAGCATTTTCCGCTGAAAAATATATTTTGTTTTTTCCTCCAAGTAAAACTTTATTAGATGATATAACTTTATAATTGTCACTATCCATCTTCTCTGCAAATTTAATAAAATCATCAAAGTTGAAGTTCTTTCCAAAATACCTTACATTACCGCTAAATCTATAAATAAAGCCTTGAACAGCATTAGTAATAAGAAAAACTATTATTACAGGTATGACAATATAATTAAACTGCAATTTTCCCTCAGTGCTTTTTTTTGAAGATAAAATCAGTATCTCTACTCCTAAAAGTATAAATATAGCAGGCCACCATTTAAAAATCTCTCTTCCAAGCTGAGGATTTGATTTGTTTATTATCATCCATACTCCTAGGAATATTAATCCTACAGATGAAGTTATAGTTCCAGCTTTCCTCATAAAAAAGCCTCCTTTTGATTTTTCATTTATATAGACACGTAAAACACTCCTTATCCCATAGAAATTTTTTATTTTTTATAAAATTATTTGTATGTTTCAAAAAGTTGATTCTGTCATCGAATGGCAGTGAGATGGTGGGCATGTTCCTTCTGAAGTACTCAGCAAATCCTTCTCACTCTATATTGACCAAATGTATGGTAAATACGTTGAAGGTGCAGTAGCAATCACAAATACAAAAGCATCACCTGAAACTAAAAATAGAACTGCTAACAAATCAACAGGAAAAAATATCAGTAGTTGGATTAATCATGATGATCTATCAAATTTTTCATTCATTCTTGCAAATGCATTTGCATATAGAACTGCTGGTCCATGTAAGGCAGCTCCCGACTTTGATGTAATTGACTACAGACAGGAAGATTATGTCTTTGGCGATAGAGAAACTGATGCCCGTCATCCTTAGAACCTGGATGATGGTTGTTATTAATTTATTTACATCCCACTTAGTCCATATAAAAATTTAAATTTTCACAAACTTATAATTTATCCTATTTCATTTAAATTTAATTAAGTTTTTAGGGAAAAATATTGAAGTATAAATAATATTTTTTGACATAAATAATTTTGGATACATAGATAAAAAATTTGGACATGCAATTTGAAATGAGATTTTAAAAGATGTAGCTAAGGTTCTTAAACATTATACACCAGATGGAACATTTCTTTGCAGATGCGGAGGAGACGAGTTTGTTCTTTTGACTAAAGAATCACCAGAAAATTGTAAAGAGATAGCTCATAATATTTTAATAAAAATAAAACAGCATAAATTTTATGATGATATACATATAAGTGTTTCAGCAGGAATTGCGGGAGGAATAAGAAAAAAATCAGAAAACGAAGATTTATCTAAAACAATTACAAGTCTTATTAATATTGCAAGTCTCGCATCAATAAAGCTAAAAAGGAAAATCATAGTTGAGGTGGATATTTGAATTAACTGCCCACCTCAATTATTTTTTTCTAAAATTTACTTTATTTCTGCCTTCCATAAACCATGAAGGTTACAGTAAGCATATACTTCAGCATTTTCCTTATCGCAGAATACAGCTTTAGGCTCATCTGTTGGAGAGAGTGAAATTCTTTCAGTACCATTATCACTAACAACAGCTATCCATTCTATATAATGTGCCTCTGTCATAGGGTGAGGAACAGACCCAACCTGAACGTTTATCCTTCCATTATCCTTTGTCAAAACAGGAATATGCTTTTCAAAGGAAGCCTCAGTAGTGTTTGCCTTCAGCTCTACCATAGGTTTGCCACAGCAAACAAGCTGTCCTCCTCCTCTCTTTATTAACCCTACCAGGTTTCCACATATCTCACATTTATAAAAATATACAGGTGCTTTCATCTTTTTATCCCCTTTCATTTTTTCTTTAACAATTTTATTATTAATAGTTCTCTACAAATAACTCAAAAAATGCCTGTGGATGAAGGCATGCTGGACATTTCTCTGGTGCTTCTATACCTTCATGTACATAGCCACAATTTCCACATTTCCATAAAACTTTATCATCCTTTTTAAATACTTTACCATTTTTTATGTTTTCTACAAGCTTATTAAATCTTGTTTCATGCCTTTTTTCAGCAGCAGCAATCATTTTAAAGGCTTCAGAAATTTCAGGGTAACCTTCTTCCTCGGCTATCTTTGCAAATTCTGGATAAAGCTCTGCCCACTCCTCATTTTCTCCACTTGCTGCTGCTTTTAGATTGTCAAGAGTACTTCCTTGTGCCACTGGATAAGCTGCATTTATTTCTATTGCTGCCGGGATTTCATCTTTAAGCCCCTCAAGTAAAAATTTATAAAACCTTTTAGCATGCTCCTTTTCGTTATCAGCTGTTTCTATAAATATATTTTTTATTTGTTTGTACCCTTCTTTGTCAGCTACCGATGCATAATAAGTATAACGGTTTCGTGCCTGTGACTCTCCAGCAAATGCCTTTAAAAGATTTTGAGCAGTTTTACTCCCTTTAAAACTCTTCATAAATTAATACCCTTTCTTTTTTCTATTTATTATACCATAAAATTCTAGTATTTTTCAAATTTTGTGATGTTTCTCAATCTATAAATAATTCACAATTTTACATTTAAAGCAAAAACTTTTGAAGTGGCCTTACTCACAGCTTTTATAAAAATTGTTCCCTTTATTCCCTCTCCTTAGGTAGAATTGATATTATATAAAAATCATAATACTTTCTCAATAAATATATCAACTATTTCAGGATCAAACTGAGTACCTTTATTATATATAAGCTCTTTTATTGCAACATGTTTTTTCATAGAATCCTTATAGGCCCTTACACTTATCATTGCATCATAAGAATCTGCTACAGCAATAATTCTTGATATAAGAGGTATTTCATAATTTTTTAATCCTTTTGGATAACCTAAACCATCAAATCGTTCATGATGGAATAAAACATATTGGGAAATTTCTTTTGTTTGATAGTATGAATTTAATATATCATATCCATACTCTGGATGTTTTTTCATTTCAATCCATTCCTTTTCATTTAATTTACCTGGCTTATTTAAAATATCTTTATCTATCTTTATTTTACCAATATCATGGAGTAATGCAGCTGCCTTTGTTATTTTTATATCCCTGTTTCTTAAATTCATTGATATTGCAATATCTTCACAGAGTTTACTTACTCTTATTGAATGTTTTGCTTCCCTTGGGTTGACTTTGCACAATTTATCAAAAATCAAATATAAAATATTATTTTCATTAGATGAGGATACAGATAACATTGCTTCGATGTTTTCTCTCATGACAAAAAGCCCTGGCGTATAAAGTTTTTTTATACGTCTTCCTCCTTCCTAAAAGTATTGTCATGGTTTTTGATCTAAAATTGTATATTTAGTTATTAGTATATCCATTTTTTTGCTTAGCTCGATTATATCCCTAATATCTTTTTCATCCTTATCAAGTAATACTAAACTAACCTTATTTAATTTAGATCTAATTTCATTTATTTCTCTTTTTAACACCTCAAGCTCTCTATTCATTGCTGCTATTATTACCCTCCTTTTTCCCCTTTTGACAATGAACCTTTTAAGTTGTATTATTAATTCAAACAGAATAAATATTTTGTCTAATAAATTATAACATATTATAGTTAATAATCCAAATTTTTATATATAATAATTTTGAATTTACATATATTAGAAAAAATTTTGACTTGATATGATACAAAATGTAATATATGGTAAATGAGAATAAAAAAATAATAATATTTTTAATATTATTTAGACAAAATATTTATAATGTATAATTTTAATGGAGGAGATAGAATGTCAAAAAGAAAGGAGAAAAAAATTAAATATCTTACACAAGAAGAAGCAAAAAATCTTTTTGACGCCATTAAAAAATCCAATAGCATTCATAAAATAAGAGATCTTGCAATATTCAGAGTAGCTTACAGATGTGGTTTAAGAGCTTCTGAAATTGCATTAATAAAATTAGAAGACTATAACCAAGCTAAAGGTGAATTATATTGCAAAAGACTAAAAGGAAGCTACAATAATACAATAAGGCTTGATATTAAAACAAAGAATATATTAGATACATATATTTTAGAAAACAAAATTACATCAAGTTCTGAATACATTTTTAAAAGTCAAAAAAATAAGCCTATTTCAAGGCAAACACTTGACTATTTAATGAAAAAATATTGTAAGCTTGCTAACATAGAGGATAAAAATAAGCATCACTTTCATGCACTAAAACATACAACAGCTGTTCATTTAGCAGAATCTGATATGGATATTAAAGAGCTTCAGTGGTGGCTTGGGCATAAGGCAGTTACAAATACAGAAATATATTTCCAATTTACAACAAAGCAACAGGAAAAGATGTACGCAAAACTCGAACAAAAAAGTGAGATGGTTTAAATATTATTAATACTTTACCAACTATATTAAAGGAA encodes:
- a CDS encoding RNA polymerase sigma factor, with amino-acid sequence MIKLNEKELIEGLKSGDEKAFIEVVELYKKKIISLCYTYTNEYQEAEDISQEVFITLYKSIKSFRGDCSLSTYIYKITVSRCLDYKRKKSIKNFLTGFIGYKSDDYRDLDEKNYIRQCILSLPEDLKITVILYYYIGLSQKEIADILGITQKNVEGRIYRARQKLKIELEKGGEILCSKNGMI
- a CDS encoding DUF4097 family beta strand repeat-containing protein, with translation MRKAGTITSSVGLIFLGVWMIINKSNPQLGREIFKWWPAIFILLGVEILILSSKKSTEGKLQFNYIVIPVIIVFLITNAVQGFIYRFSGNVRYFGKNFNFDDFIKFAEKMDSDNYKVISSNKVLLGGKNKIYFSAENAKVIINKSVDKNIKIDAKIYVNKNESINDYSMDVKEAEDGYKVSIEEPFIRRVEAYIYLPDKMDVDLDCTNSDIKTQGNEELILGNVNIKCVNINGSIENAQSLIIDSQNLNFSVKNVNSIGIEGNNCNINIKGNCENIDIDAQNGRVNIDNRICKNVSVDIQNGIVDLNTKNKNIKIFAKIEQGTCRVNEEKRVNSKIVKTIGTGLGSIDINVVRGTINITALE
- a CDS encoding GGDEF domain-containing protein, encoding MLKDVAKVLKHYTPDGTFLCRCGGDEFVLLTKESPENCKEIAHNILIKIKQHKFYDDIHISVSAGIAGGIRKKSENEDLSKTITSLINIASLASIKLKRKIIVEVDI
- a CDS encoding desulfoferrodoxin, with translation MKAPVYFYKCEICGNLVGLIKRGGGQLVCCGKPMVELKANTTEASFEKHIPVLTKDNGRINVQVGSVPHPMTEAHYIEWIAVVSDNGTERISLSPTDEPKAVFCDKENAEVYAYCNLHGLWKAEIK
- the rbr gene encoding rubrerythrin, with amino-acid sequence MKSFKGSKTAQNLLKAFAGESQARNRYTYYASVADKEGYKQIKNIFIETADNEKEHAKRFYKFLLEGLKDEIPAAIEINAAYPVAQGSTLDNLKAAASGENEEWAELYPEFAKIAEEEGYPEISEAFKMIAAAEKRHETRFNKLVENIKNGKVFKKDDKVLWKCGNCGYVHEGIEAPEKCPACLHPQAFFELFVENY
- a CDS encoding HD-GYP domain-containing protein, translating into MRENIEAMLSVSSSNENNILYLIFDKLCKVNPREAKHSIRVSKLCEDIAISMNLRNRDIKITKAAALLHDIGKIKIDKDILNKPGKLNEKEWIEMKKHPEYGYDILNSYYQTKEISQYVLFHHERFDGLGYPKGLKNYEIPLISRIIAVADSYDAMISVRAYKDSMKKHVAIKELIYNKGTQFDPEIVDIFIEKVL
- a CDS encoding Spo0E family sporulation regulatory protein-aspartic acid phosphatase gives rise to the protein MNRELEVLKREINEIRSKLNKVSLVLLDKDEKDIRDIIELSKKMDILITKYTILDQKP
- a CDS encoding tyrosine-type recombinase/integrase, with the protein product MSKRKEKKIKYLTQEEAKNLFDAIKKSNSIHKIRDLAIFRVAYRCGLRASEIALIKLEDYNQAKGELYCKRLKGSYNNTIRLDIKTKNILDTYILENKITSSSEYIFKSQKNKPISRQTLDYLMKKYCKLANIEDKNKHHFHALKHTTAVHLAESDMDIKELQWWLGHKAVTNTEIYFQFTTKQQEKMYAKLEQKSEMV